One Rattus rattus isolate New Zealand chromosome 12, Rrattus_CSIRO_v1, whole genome shotgun sequence genomic window carries:
- the LOC116913214 gene encoding mast cell protease 4-like, translated as MQALLFLMALLLPSGAGAEEIIGGVESIPHSRPYMALLKIVTEEGHVTFCGGFLISHQFVMTAAHCRGKEITVILGAHDMSKRESTQQKIKVEKQIFYPKYNLFSNFPDIMLLKLEEKAVLTPTVNVIPLPQSSDFIKPGKMCWAAGWGRTGVTEPTSDTLREVKLRIMEKKACWYFWHYDNRFQICVGSPEMLKLPYKGDSGGPLVCAGVAHGIVSHGRGKGKPPIIFTRISSYVPWINTVIKGN; from the exons ATGCAGGCCCTGCTATTCCTGATGGCTCTTCTCTTGccttctggagctggagctg AGGAGATTATTGGAGGTGTGGAGTCTATTCCTCACTCCCGCCCTTACATGGCCCTTCTGAAGATCGTCACTGAAGAAGGTCATGTGACCTTCTGTGGTGGGTTTCTCATAAGCCATCAATTTGTGATGACTGCTGCACACTGCAGAGGAAA AGAAATTACTGTCATCCTTGGAGCTCATGACATGAGCAAGAGAGAATCCACACAGCAAAAGATAAAAgttgaaaaacaaatcttttatcCAAAGTACAATTTATTTTCCAATTTCCCTGACATCATGTTACTGAAg CTTGAAGAGAAAGCAGTGTTGACTCCTACTGTGAAtgtaattcccctgcctcagtcctCTGACTTTATCAAGCCTGGGAAAATGTGCTGGGCAGCTGGTTGGGGACGAACTGGAGTGACAGAACCGACCTCAGATACACTGAGGGAGGTGAAACTGAGAATCATGGAAAAGAAGGCATGTTGGTACTTTTGGCATTATGACAATAGATTCCAGATCTGCGTGGGGAGTCCTGAAATGTTGAAATTACCATACAAG GGAGACTCTGGAGGACCCCTAGTGTGTGCTGGAGTGGCCCATGGTATTGTATCTCATGGCCGTGGAAAAGGGAAGCCCCCTATAATCTTCACCCGAATCTCTTCATATGTGCCTTGGATTAATACAGTTATAAAAGGAAATTAG